Proteins from a single region of Butyrivibrio fibrisolvens:
- a CDS encoding ABC transporter permease: protein MSNEKKTKESFLARIRKSPLFLPIIALILVMAVNIIHDAATGANPFGFFIIRLQNTTSNGTILYGRIIDILNRGSEAAILALGMTLVVSSSAGTDISVGSVMSLSASFCCMLLAGYGVSSTNELAVPLFVGILGGLLMGCLCGCFNGFLVAHLHIQPMVATLILYSAARAIGLLLCNDLIVYIRNGSYGIFGSFLGPIPTPVIITAICVCVLSIVLKKTALGLYIQSVGINSKASRIAGLNSKRIIFLTYVICGLFAGIAGIVNSSRITSADSNNIGLYLEMDAILAVALGGNSLGGGKFSLAGSIVGAYTIQAITTTLYALGVSTDQAPVFKAIIVIIIVAIQSPPIKAYLRKRNAAKEVARV from the coding sequence ATGAGTAATGAGAAAAAAACTAAAGAATCCTTCCTTGCAAGGATCAGGAAGTCACCTCTTTTCCTTCCAATAATAGCACTTATCCTTGTAATGGCAGTAAATATCATACATGACGCAGCAACAGGCGCAAATCCTTTTGGATTCTTCATCATAAGACTTCAGAATACGACCAGTAACGGAACGATTCTGTATGGTCGTATAATCGATATTTTAAACAGGGGAAGCGAAGCTGCGATTCTGGCGCTCGGAATGACGCTGGTAGTATCAAGCTCGGCGGGAACTGATATCTCCGTTGGCTCTGTAATGAGTCTTTCAGCATCTTTTTGCTGTATGCTCCTTGCAGGCTATGGCGTATCATCTACCAACGAGCTGGCAGTTCCGCTTTTCGTAGGAATCCTTGGAGGTCTCCTTATGGGATGTCTTTGCGGATGCTTCAATGGATTCCTTGTGGCGCACCTTCACATTCAGCCCATGGTTGCGACGCTAATCCTGTATTCGGCAGCAAGAGCTATAGGACTTCTTCTTTGTAACGACCTTATCGTTTATATAAGAAATGGTTCTTATGGTATATTCGGAAGTTTCCTTGGACCGATCCCGACTCCGGTTATCATCACAGCTATCTGTGTATGTGTACTGTCCATCGTTCTTAAGAAAACAGCTCTTGGACTTTACATCCAGTCAGTTGGTATCAACTCCAAGGCAAGCCGTATTGCAGGTCTTAATTCAAAGCGTATCATCTTCCTTACATACGTTATCTGCGGCCTCTTTGCAGGAATCGCCGGAATCGTGAACTCATCCAGAATCACATCAGCCGATTCCAACAACATAGGTCTTTACCTTGAGATGGATGCCATCCTTGCAGTAGCACTTGGCGGTAACTCTCTTGGAGGCGGTAAGTTCTCACTTGCAGGCTCTATCGTAGGCGCATACACAATACAGGCCATTACCACAACACTGTACGCCCTCGGCGTTTCAACAGACCAGGCTCCTGTATTCAAGGCGATCATCGTTATCATAATCGTTGCTATCCAGTCACCACCTATCAAGGCTTATCTTAGGAAAAGAAATGCAGCAAAGGAGGTGGCTAGAGTATGA
- a CDS encoding sugar ABC transporter permease YjfF (membrane component of a putative sugar ABC transporter system): MSAGTVSKKKALNSHTILLVVTIILFVVLYAGGCIAYGNKGFTHLQTFLNILITNAGLICVACGLTCVMLTAGIDISVGGLVAMDCMLLATGMRNGIGAIPMIILVLVIGVVFGAIQGYLIGYLEIQPFIVTMAGMFFTRGMTAVICTEQVSITEQMNKTFYDIANIKIKLPFGGYVNGKGMYMAPYVRVGVIIALVVLILIFLMLRYTRFGRSLYAVGGNAQSAAMMGLNVKLIKMKTYILSSFLCSIGGICFCLNTMSGSVQQALGFEMDAISSAVIGGTLLTGGVGNVIGSFFGVLINGTISSIVKTNGKLASSWPNILTAALLFLFIVIQSIAATLRTKKSK, translated from the coding sequence ATGAGCGCAGGGACAGTATCCAAGAAAAAAGCTTTAAATAGCCATACAATCCTTCTTGTAGTTACGATCATCCTTTTTGTAGTTTTATATGCAGGTGGTTGTATAGCTTATGGAAATAAAGGTTTTACACACCTTCAGACATTCCTCAATATCCTTATTACGAATGCAGGACTTATCTGCGTTGCATGCGGCCTTACCTGTGTAATGCTCACAGCAGGAATCGATATCTCCGTCGGCGGACTTGTTGCTATGGACTGTATGCTCCTTGCAACAGGAATGAGGAACGGAATCGGAGCAATCCCAATGATAATACTTGTACTTGTTATAGGCGTTGTCTTTGGTGCAATACAGGGTTACCTTATCGGTTATCTTGAGATTCAGCCCTTCATCGTAACAATGGCAGGAATGTTTTTTACCAGAGGTATGACAGCAGTTATCTGTACTGAGCAGGTATCTATCACAGAGCAGATGAACAAGACATTCTATGACATAGCCAATATAAAGATCAAGCTTCCATTTGGCGGATATGTTAATGGTAAAGGAATGTACATGGCTCCATACGTACGTGTAGGCGTTATCATAGCTTTAGTCGTACTGATCCTCATATTCCTGATGCTCAGATACACAAGATTCGGTCGAAGCCTCTATGCAGTAGGCGGTAATGCCCAGTCAGCAGCAATGATGGGACTTAATGTTAAGCTTATCAAGATGAAGACATACATTCTCTCATCATTCCTGTGCTCTATCGGCGGCATATGCTTCTGTCTTAATACAATGTCTGGATCAGTTCAGCAAGCACTTGGATTTGAGATGGATGCGATATCATCTGCAGTTATCGGTGGAACGCTTCTTACAGGTGGTGTTGGTAATGTTATTGGTTCCTTCTTCGGAGTACTTATCAACGGAACGATTTCATCTATTGTTAAGACCAATGGTAAGCTTGCAAGCTCCTGGCCCAATATCCTTACAGCTGCGCTATTGTTCCTCTTCATTGTAATTCAGTCTATCGCAGCAACGCTTAGAACTAAAAAATCAAAGTAA
- a CDS encoding ABC transporter substrate-binding protein, with the protein MNKKAGRLLSIISILSIQLASICGCGDSGTSILQDYGLLNNDAETQAGTFDTSFNDIADSESLSEDGIYINTGDAITVGFSQIGAESDWRLACTNSIVSAFTAENGYNLIYDDAQQKQENQFKAIREFIDQDVDYIILDPIVETGWDGALLEAKEAGIPVIIVDRRVSVEDDSLYTAWIGADFYLEGARACAWLDAYLDKKGIDKEIGIIDIQGTLGASAQIGRSNALKDAVEAHDNWNLLAAESGDFVKAKGREVMESMIKEYGYKIDVVYCENDNEAYGAIEALKDAGYKIGNDINNGEVMIISFDSTREGLELTLDGTIAVDTECNPLYGPILTQTIACLHNNTYLQKESYVLESQFSADRTVYSTRIDGNTYKVTILSQDIIDERVY; encoded by the coding sequence ATGAATAAAAAAGCGGGAAGGTTATTATCAATTATTTCGATATTAAGTATTCAATTAGCATCTATATGTGGATGTGGCGATTCAGGGACATCCATTCTTCAGGATTATGGACTTTTGAACAATGATGCAGAAACGCAGGCTGGCACATTCGATACTTCTTTTAACGACATTGCTGATTCAGAGTCATTGAGCGAGGATGGTATCTACATCAATACAGGTGATGCCATAACAGTGGGCTTTTCTCAGATAGGGGCAGAGTCCGACTGGCGCCTTGCCTGCACTAATTCTATTGTATCGGCATTTACAGCTGAAAATGGTTATAACCTTATTTATGACGATGCACAGCAGAAGCAGGAGAATCAGTTCAAAGCCATAAGAGAGTTCATAGATCAGGATGTTGACTATATCATTCTGGATCCTATAGTCGAGACAGGATGGGATGGAGCCCTTTTAGAAGCCAAGGAAGCGGGGATACCTGTTATCATAGTGGATAGAAGAGTTAGCGTAGAAGATGATTCCCTGTATACCGCATGGATCGGGGCTGATTTCTATCTGGAAGGTGCAAGGGCCTGCGCATGGCTTGATGCTTATCTTGATAAAAAAGGAATTGATAAAGAGATAGGTATAATCGATATTCAGGGAACTCTTGGGGCTTCAGCTCAGATCGGTAGAAGTAATGCTCTTAAGGATGCTGTCGAAGCCCATGATAACTGGAATCTTCTTGCGGCAGAGAGCGGAGACTTCGTTAAAGCCAAGGGCCGTGAAGTCATGGAGTCGATGATAAAGGAATATGGCTACAAGATAGATGTTGTATACTGCGAGAACGATAACGAAGCCTATGGCGCCATTGAGGCGCTAAAGGATGCGGGCTACAAGATTGGAAATGATATAAATAACGGAGAAGTAATGATCATTTCTTTTGACTCCACAAGGGAAGGACTGGAGCTTACATTAGACGGGACTATAGCGGTAGATACTGAGTGTAACCCGCTTTATGGCCCTATCCTTACACAGACCATAGCCTGTCTTCATAACAATACCTATCTGCAAAAAGAAAGCTACGTGCTTGAAAGCCAGTTTTCTGCAGACAGGACGGTTTATTCTACAAGGATCGATGGCAATACCTATAAAGTGACTATATTATCTCAAGATATAATAGATGAAAGAGTATATTAA
- a CDS encoding metal-sensing transcriptional repressor, giving the protein MSKENEKKFHTHIDENGNEYTHSHDGHEGHSHEHQHHDHEGHTHAHGHSHSHTHDPKEMKKIINRISKSIGHMESVKRMLEDGEDCADVLVQIAAVKSEINNAGKALLKEHLDHCIVEAVAQNDIDSIEKMNKAIDYFMK; this is encoded by the coding sequence ATGAGCAAAGAAAATGAAAAGAAATTTCATACACATATAGATGAAAATGGCAATGAGTATACACATAGCCATGACGGACATGAGGGCCATAGCCATGAACATCAGCATCATGATCACGAAGGCCATACCCACGCTCATGGTCACTCACATTCACATACCCATGATCCTAAAGAGATGAAGAAGATCATCAACCGCATCTCTAAGTCTATTGGACATATGGAGTCTGTTAAGCGTATGCTTGAAGACGGCGAAGACTGCGCTGATGTTCTGGTTCAGATAGCGGCTGTCAAATCTGAGATCAACAATGCCGGTAAGGCTCTTTTAAAAGAGCACCTGGATCATTGCATAGTTGAGGCAGTAGCTCAGAACGATATAGATTCAATCGAGAAGATGAATAAAGCAATCGACTATTTCATGAAGTAA
- a CDS encoding sensor histidine kinase: MTKVQKGKLISGLSVGKKLTVMVLVMLIPFSLITVFLLYTLNRFGNSYNLVVSNVAIANQYNLEFREEYDSVLYQMVARSITKDMINEELGLTNPDDMTENVRQSFDKLVTSSTSQNARKSAESVLKLLTTLDNRCNDINNNIIKGGAYDVNMSALDNDIRVITELIQERISEYIYYEAGSMELIRSAMEAERIKLIRAIGMFFIFFFIFVLFLVIYLSSAITHEVDILVGEVKSEQINSRNLELKLLQSQINPHFLYNTLDNIVWLSEGGRKDDVTGIVTSLSRFFRTTLSGGLDYITIKQEISHIESYLQIQRFRYRDILNYEIDIPEEFLGYRIIKMTLQPVVENALYHGIKNKRGGGTIKISMHHQGGDLEIDVEDNGIGMNSEDTANLQRLADGLEKAREDNAGFGMANVGERMRLNYGPEYGLKIESEYGKGTIVKILFPKENSN, translated from the coding sequence ATGACAAAAGTTCAGAAGGGAAAACTGATAAGTGGTCTGTCTGTAGGTAAGAAGCTGACAGTTATGGTTCTTGTCATGCTGATTCCGTTTTCACTTATCACTGTATTCTTATTATATACTCTTAATCGTTTTGGTAATTCTTATAATCTTGTCGTATCTAACGTTGCCATCGCCAACCAGTACAACCTTGAGTTCAGGGAAGAGTATGACTCTGTCCTTTATCAGATGGTTGCAAGATCCATTACCAAAGATATGATCAATGAAGAGCTTGGCCTTACTAATCCTGACGACATGACAGAGAATGTAAGGCAAAGCTTTGATAAGCTTGTTACAAGCTCCACTTCCCAGAATGCCAGAAAATCTGCAGAAAGTGTTTTAAAGCTCCTTACAACCCTTGATAACAGATGTAATGACATCAATAATAACATAATAAAGGGCGGCGCTTACGATGTGAATATGAGCGCTCTCGATAACGATATCCGCGTCATCACTGAGCTCATCCAGGAAAGAATATCCGAGTATATCTACTACGAAGCCGGTAGCATGGAACTTATAAGATCTGCGATGGAAGCTGAGCGTATAAAGCTTATCCGCGCGATCGGAATGTTCTTTATCTTTTTCTTTATATTCGTTTTATTCCTCGTTATCTACCTGTCATCGGCGATAACGCATGAGGTTGATATACTTGTGGGAGAAGTTAAGAGCGAGCAGATCAATTCAAGAAATCTTGAGCTCAAGCTCCTTCAGTCCCAGATCAATCCTCACTTTTTGTACAACACCCTTGATAACATAGTATGGCTGTCTGAAGGCGGACGCAAAGACGACGTTACAGGCATAGTCACATCGCTTTCAAGGTTCTTCAGAACAACTCTCTCCGGCGGACTTGACTATATAACAATCAAGCAGGAGATATCTCACATAGAATCTTATCTTCAGATCCAGAGATTCAGATACCGCGACATACTAAACTATGAAATTGATATACCCGAAGAATTCCTTGGTTACAGGATCATCAAGATGACTCTCCAACCTGTAGTTGAGAATGCCCTGTATCATGGCATCAAGAATAAAAGAGGCGGCGGAACCATCAAGATATCCATGCACCACCAAGGAGGTGACCTTGAGATAGACGTAGAAGACAACGGCATAGGCATGAACAGCGAAGATACAGCTAATCTTCAACGCCTTGCAGATGGCCTTGAAAAAGCCAGAGAAGATAACGCAGGCTTTGGAATGGCCAATGTCGGAGAACGTATGAGACTCAACTATGGCCCAGAGTACGGCCTAAAAATTGAAAGCGAGTACGGCAAAGGCACTATAGTAAAAATATTGTTCCCGAAGGAAAATTCGAATTAA
- a CDS encoding DUF4342 domain-containing protein: MDITLEAVEKVIDATGVDFKTAKKALEVTEGNVEDAIKYLTPEKDNAEVKDIIDKIKERVEEGNVTKVQIRRKDEILLSLPVNVGIIGGVVGVAAAPWAFIAGAIAAFGFGCTVEIVKKDGTIDKVE, translated from the coding sequence ATGGATATTACACTTGAAGCAGTAGAAAAGGTAATTGACGCTACAGGCGTTGATTTTAAGACAGCAAAGAAGGCTCTTGAAGTAACCGAAGGAAATGTCGAAGATGCGATCAAGTATCTTACTCCTGAAAAGGACAATGCAGAAGTTAAGGACATCATCGATAAGATCAAAGAGAGGGTTGAAGAGGGCAATGTAACAAAGGTTCAGATCCGTCGTAAAGATGAGATTCTTCTCAGCTTACCTGTCAACGTAGGAATAATCGGGGGCGTTGTAGGTGTAGCAGCTGCACCTTGGGCATTCATCGCAGGTGCCATCGCAGCATTCGGATTTGGATGCACAGTTGAGATCGTCAAGAAGGACGGAACAATCGATAAGGTTGAGTGA
- a CDS encoding response regulator: MISVFLVEDEIVMREGIRNNINWAAEGYEFVGEAGDGELAYPMIRELKPDIVITDIRMPFMDGLELSRLIKKDLPSTRIIILSGYDDFQYAREAIGIGVTDYLLKPISGAQLLEAIGKVSDGIRAEQDQQRFMERYRKEREENRILEKRVLFRELVAGVRSMPEILDKGKSLGINLAAGAYGIVMFQMSLCDENQKEGEITESYSESIEKATKELRAKYNEAENVQVYEQLGGVFVFLVLGKDRQQTGESMDNLLKDLEELMADKSGLHYYAGRGIVVDRIREVGKSYESASKAFAHRFLYDTSMVFDGQGGNSHEAKSASINIDEIDIGKLDRRIVTGFLKNGSLEELEHFVEDFVENTGKGNFESLIFRQYISVDLYFTVVSFLESIGYSKDEITEKLGNIGDKQASLDDTKRTEEYINDILSKALEMRDKVSDSRYSSLINGARNYIYEHFSDEDISLNQVAASVNISPNHFSSVFKKETGETFIEFLTRVRMDKAKELLETTDMKAAEIGYQTGYRDPHYFSYIFKKTQNISPRQYREKE, from the coding sequence ATGATCAGCGTTTTTTTGGTTGAAGATGAAATTGTAATGAGGGAGGGTATCAGGAACAACATCAACTGGGCCGCGGAAGGGTACGAGTTTGTCGGCGAAGCAGGCGATGGAGAGCTTGCATATCCCATGATCAGGGAACTTAAGCCCGATATAGTCATTACTGATATCAGAATGCCTTTTATGGACGGCCTTGAACTAAGCCGCCTTATCAAAAAAGATCTTCCGTCTACAAGGATCATAATCTTAAGTGGTTATGATGACTTTCAATATGCTCGTGAAGCGATCGGCATAGGCGTGACCGATTATCTTTTGAAGCCCATTTCAGGGGCACAGCTTCTCGAAGCCATCGGCAAGGTGTCTGATGGAATAAGAGCCGAGCAGGATCAGCAAAGGTTTATGGAAAGATATAGGAAGGAACGCGAAGAGAACCGCATCCTTGAAAAGCGTGTGCTGTTCAGGGAGCTTGTTGCGGGTGTTCGTTCGATGCCCGAAATTCTTGATAAGGGCAAGAGCCTTGGCATCAATCTTGCTGCAGGAGCCTACGGTATAGTCATGTTCCAGATGAGCCTTTGCGATGAAAACCAGAAAGAGGGCGAGATCACAGAATCCTATTCAGAAAGCATTGAAAAGGCCACCAAGGAACTAAGGGCTAAATATAATGAAGCGGAGAACGTCCAGGTATACGAGCAGCTTGGCGGTGTTTTTGTATTCCTTGTTTTGGGAAAAGACAGACAGCAAACCGGCGAAAGCATGGACAATCTCCTCAAAGATCTCGAAGAACTGATGGCTGATAAATCAGGCCTCCATTACTATGCAGGTAGAGGCATAGTTGTAGACAGGATAAGGGAAGTTGGAAAAAGCTATGAGTCTGCAAGTAAAGCCTTTGCGCACAGATTCCTGTACGATACCAGCATGGTTTTCGATGGACAAGGTGGCAACTCGCATGAAGCAAAGTCTGCAAGCATCAATATAGACGAGATCGATATAGGAAAACTGGACAGACGCATCGTTACAGGCTTTTTGAAAAACGGAAGTCTTGAAGAACTTGAGCATTTTGTAGAAGATTTTGTTGAAAATACAGGCAAAGGCAACTTTGAATCACTGATATTCAGACAGTATATCAGCGTGGATCTGTATTTCACGGTAGTTTCCTTCCTTGAATCTATAGGATATTCAAAAGACGAGATCACAGAGAAGCTTGGCAATATAGGTGATAAACAGGCATCTCTTGATGATACTAAAAGGACAGAAGAATATATAAATGATATACTCTCGAAAGCTCTTGAGATGAGGGACAAGGTTTCAGATTCAAGGTACAGCTCTCTTATTAACGGTGCCAGGAACTACATTTATGAGCATTTCAGCGATGAGGATATATCTCTCAATCAGGTTGCGGCCAGTGTTAACATAAGCCCCAATCACTTTAGTTCCGTATTTAAGAAAGAAACCGGAGAGACATTCATTGAATTCCTTACAAGAGTTCGAATGGACAAGGCTAAAGAGCTTCTTGAGACCACGGATATGAAAGCTGCCGAGATCGGTTACCAGACTGGATACAGAGACCCTCATTACTTCAGCTATATTTTTAAGAAGACTCAGAATATAAGCCCAAGACAGTACAGAGAAAAAGAATAG
- a CDS encoding tetratricopeptide repeat protein, whose product MKNAEEMFIKGDLKEAFEIFLSLAEQGDGRAMYFLALYYALGLGDIDFPDDVIAGKLLHKGADAGDILAKLNTAYAYEIDSYEFKKLVDESFVEVKKLADLGDIFAQNELADLYMNGWGTSKDLDRGLSILKSCSEKGLWLSSYRLAQYYDSLGTKESEEESMKWLHTAADQGCQKAEAVIKVMELLAD is encoded by the coding sequence ATGAAAAACGCAGAAGAGATGTTTATTAAAGGTGACTTAAAAGAAGCTTTTGAAATATTTCTTTCTCTTGCTGAACAGGGCGACGGGAGAGCAATGTATTTTCTTGCGCTTTATTACGCTCTGGGTCTTGGCGATATTGATTTTCCTGATGATGTTATAGCGGGTAAGCTCCTGCATAAAGGGGCTGACGCCGGTGATATACTTGCAAAGCTTAATACAGCTTATGCTTATGAAATAGATTCCTATGAATTTAAAAAATTAGTAGATGAATCCTTTGTTGAAGTCAAGAAACTTGCTGACTTAGGGGATATTTTTGCCCAGAATGAGCTGGCTGATCTTTACATGAACGGATGGGGGACAAGTAAAGATCTGGACAGAGGACTTTCAATACTCAAAAGCTGCTCTGAGAAAGGCTTATGGCTTTCTTCCTACAGACTGGCACAGTATTATGACAGCCTCGGGACCAAGGAAAGCGAAGAAGAGAGCATGAAATGGCTCCACACGGCAGCAGATCAGGGGTGCCAGAAGGCAGAAGCAGTCATAAAGGTTATGGAACTTCTGGCTGATTAA
- a CDS encoding ABC transporter substrate-binding protein produces the protein MKKKLLGALMSSAMVVSLLAGCQSGDAGTATEPAGGDTTPTEQTDNSNTDTAGNAEEAEKEVAENTDNSDGGLINIGFAQVGHESDWRTASTKSCQDVFSEANGYNLSFVDCDNDSAAQLEAVRSFIEQDVDYIIIDPIVSTGWDTVLTECEEAGIPVIVIDRTIDDSDKYAAWVGSDFKQEGLAAGEWLNAYAEANGITEINALVISGTTGASAQIGRSDGFKEAADKYGWTILDEQTGDFTEDGGQEVMESYCKSYEGKFNVVVCQNDNEAFGAMTAMDNAGVTYGPDGDVILISFDACTAGLEEVKARKITADFECNPLAAPTVEEVIQTLISGGTPETEVYMPEHWYALPDAIVEFSINGVAQEMTEVTDAVIEAQY, from the coding sequence ATGAAAAAGAAGTTACTTGGTGCATTAATGTCTTCAGCAATGGTTGTAAGCCTTCTCGCAGGTTGTCAGTCAGGTGATGCAGGTACAGCAACAGAGCCTGCTGGCGGTGATACAACACCTACAGAGCAGACAGATAACTCAAATACTGATACAGCAGGAAATGCAGAAGAAGCTGAGAAGGAAGTCGCTGAGAATACTGATAACTCAGATGGGGGACTTATCAATATCGGTTTTGCACAGGTTGGACATGAGTCTGACTGGCGTACAGCTTCTACAAAGTCCTGTCAGGATGTTTTCTCAGAAGCTAATGGCTACAACTTAAGCTTTGTTGATTGCGATAATGACTCAGCAGCACAGCTTGAGGCAGTTAGAAGCTTCATCGAGCAGGATGTTGACTATATCATCATCGATCCTATCGTTTCAACAGGTTGGGACACAGTTCTTACAGAGTGTGAAGAAGCTGGTATCCCTGTAATCGTAATCGACCGTACAATTGATGACTCTGATAAATATGCAGCATGGGTTGGATCTGACTTCAAGCAGGAAGGTCTTGCAGCTGGTGAATGGCTCAATGCTTATGCAGAGGCTAACGGAATCACAGAGATCAACGCTCTTGTTATCTCCGGTACAACAGGCGCATCCGCACAGATCGGACGTTCTGACGGATTCAAGGAAGCAGCTGACAAGTATGGCTGGACAATCCTTGATGAGCAGACAGGTGACTTCACAGAAGATGGCGGACAGGAAGTTATGGAATCATACTGCAAGAGCTACGAAGGCAAGTTCAACGTAGTTGTTTGCCAGAACGATAACGAAGCTTTCGGTGCTATGACAGCTATGGACAACGCTGGTGTTACATATGGTCCTGACGGCGATGTAATCCTTATCTCTTTCGACGCTTGTACAGCAGGTCTTGAAGAAGTTAAGGCTCGTAAGATCACAGCAGACTTTGAGTGTAACCCTCTTGCAGCTCCTACAGTTGAGGAAGTTATCCAGACACTTATAAGCGGTGGCACACCTGAGACAGAAGTATACATGCCTGAGCACTGGTATGCTCTTCCTGATGCAATCGTTGAATTCTCAATCAACGGCGTAGCACAGGAAATGACAGAAGTTACAGACGCAGTTATCGAAGCACAGTATTAA
- a CDS encoding sugar ABC transporter ATP-binding protein: protein MEENVVLTARGISMTFPGVKALEDVDFTLRKGEIHALMGENGAGKSTLIKCLTGINDFEAGEIHIDGIEGPVRNHSTKDAQEVGISTVYQEVNLCPNLSVAENLFIGREPLTKIGTVDRRQYYKRAAMLMDDLGIAVDVSQNLENYSLAVQQMVAIARAVDMECKVLILDEPTSSLDDEEVEKLFGLMRMLKDKGVGIIFVTHFLEQVYAVCDRITVLRNGKLVGEYKVEDLPRLKLVAAMMGKDFDDLAKIKSDTAGKRSDEVIISAQGLSHTGTVKPFDLDIHKGEVVGVGGLLGSGRSELVRTIYGADKANTGTLKVKGQEVKINQPIDAMNKGMGLLPDDRKAEGIIEDMSVKDNIILALQAKNGMFKLLSPQQQNEIADKYIDILSIKTPSRDTLVKQLSGGNQQKVILARWLATDPDFLILDEPTRGIDVGTKTEIQKLVLQLAEEGKSIMFISSEISEMIRTCSRMVIMRDGAKVGEIDDDLTEDHVMKVIAGGKENE from the coding sequence ATGGAAGAAAATGTTGTTCTGACAGCCAGAGGTATCAGTATGACATTCCCCGGTGTCAAGGCTCTTGAGGACGTTGATTTTACTCTTCGAAAAGGAGAGATTCACGCGCTGATGGGGGAGAACGGAGCCGGAAAGTCTACACTTATCAAATGTCTTACAGGTATCAATGACTTTGAGGCAGGGGAAATACATATAGACGGAATAGAAGGCCCGGTACGTAATCATTCTACAAAGGATGCACAAGAAGTAGGTATATCAACTGTATACCAGGAAGTTAATCTCTGCCCCAATCTTTCTGTAGCAGAGAATCTTTTTATTGGAAGAGAACCACTTACAAAGATAGGCACAGTCGACAGAAGACAGTATTACAAAAGAGCTGCTATGCTCATGGATGATCTTGGGATAGCAGTAGACGTATCACAGAATCTCGAAAATTACTCGCTTGCAGTTCAGCAGATGGTTGCTATAGCAAGAGCTGTAGATATGGAATGTAAGGTACTCATCCTTGATGAGCCTACATCTTCACTTGACGACGAAGAAGTTGAAAAGCTCTTCGGTCTTATGAGAATGCTGAAAGATAAAGGCGTTGGAATTATATTCGTAACTCATTTCCTTGAACAGGTATATGCAGTCTGTGACAGGATCACAGTTCTTAGGAACGGTAAACTTGTTGGTGAGTACAAGGTAGAAGATCTGCCTCGTCTTAAACTTGTTGCAGCCATGATGGGCAAAGACTTTGATGATCTTGCCAAGATCAAATCCGATACAGCAGGCAAGAGAAGTGATGAAGTCATCATAAGTGCACAGGGACTTAGCCATACAGGAACCGTTAAGCCATTCGATCTTGATATTCACAAGGGCGAAGTAGTAGGCGTTGGCGGCCTCCTTGGATCGGGCCGAAGCGAACTTGTAAGAACTATCTACGGCGCAGATAAAGCCAATACCGGAACACTTAAGGTTAAAGGCCAGGAAGTTAAGATAAATCAGCCTATAGATGCCATGAACAAAGGAATGGGCCTTCTTCCTGATGACAGAAAGGCAGAAGGAATCATAGAAGATATGTCTGTCAAAGACAATATCATCCTTGCTCTTCAGGCCAAGAACGGTATGTTCAAACTTCTTTCTCCACAACAGCAAAATGAGATCGCAGATAAATATATTGATATCCTGTCGATCAAGACACCAAGCAGAGATACGCTTGTTAAGCAGCTTTCCGGTGGTAACCAGCAGAAAGTTATCCTTGCAAGATGGCTTGCAACAGATCCTGATTTCCTGATCCTTGATGAGCCTACAAGAGGTATCGACGTAGGAACCAAGACAGAGATCCAGAAGCTTGTACTCCAGCTTGCAGAAGAAGGCAAGAGCATCATGTTCATATCATCCGAGATCTCAGAGATGATAAGAACCTGCAGTCGTATGGTTATCATGAGAGATGGGGCTAAAGTCGGGGAAATAGACGATGATCTGACCGAAGATCACGTTATGAAAGTTATTGCGGGAGGTAAGGAAAATGAGTAA